A single genomic interval of Thermoplasmata archaeon harbors:
- a CDS encoding ferritin family protein has translation MVVMQMDLEKYGTREIFLSAIRSEMEAREFYRALAARVKNAYLKGRLLFLASEEEKHRRHLTRLYRQEFGRGRIPVPETSIVPMPALRVPRATEPISALIEAAMEAERATSDFYASLAKRFEPDSAQARALTYLAQMELGHHSLLESERELMAKEEWFATEWPMMHAGP, from the coding sequence ATGGTGGTGATGCAAATGGACCTCGAGAAATACGGCACGAGGGAGATATTCCTATCGGCGATTAGGAGCGAGATGGAGGCGAGGGAGTTCTACAGGGCCCTCGCCGCGCGTGTAAAGAACGCCTACCTGAAGGGAAGGCTCCTCTTCCTCGCCTCAGAGGAGGAGAAGCACCGGAGGCACCTGACGCGCCTCTACAGACAAGAATTCGGGAGGGGCAGGATTCCCGTGCCGGAGACCTCGATTGTGCCGATGCCGGCGCTCCGGGTTCCGCGGGCGACCGAGCCCATCAGCGCCCTCATCGAGGCCGCGATGGAGGCGGAGAGGGCGACCTCGGACTTTTACGCATCGCTCGCGAAGCGCTTCGAGCCCGACAGCGCGCAGGCCCGCGCCCTGACATACCTCGCGCAGATGGAGCTGGGCCACCACAGTCTCCTCGAGAGCGAGAGGGAGCTCATGGCCAAAGAGGAGTGGTTCGCAACCGAGTGGCCAATGATGCACGCCGGTCCCTGA
- a CDS encoding CARDB domain-containing protein produces MIQTNRRRISVRRAVALLLIAGFLTVGLAGATAQLPESRSTPEGPAGGRPMATADGLYWKDDFRLTNNPADDGYPTLVTDSFGFSHVMWYRSGGHYYKKIDRYGNELFTEKLVVQAPMPTQHCGQPTERIGIDGQECFHVVWTTNSLYGPMYQKFASNGNPLCSPINLAPMASMPHVVGLAVGKNNRAYLGYENEGSERIEMAYVDANFNLHTGYLSTTSGEGVTIGVDKKDKPHIFSKSWSSTGLFHTRFSAEAVLEVSPHRVESPVAGSGWNSPLPKLAFGWDGAIHMVQASSTAAVKTLYYTKLDNDGNKLTNDIVLSTTSFDYGDVCVDSKLNVYVIWGDSSDQELYYVQIKPNRENDTLTPVKLTQSPGDDRDPEIAVDPEDSLHVAWVSNRDGNREIYYKFAFSYGVELTMKPEEMAKIMYVHPNETKSANITVRNMGGQNDTMFLGISAQFYDKVGGIGKDYKGDGWKVYLDERYKEMEMEAQEVRNIQVFVRGPARGVANEYIMVTVNATSMMNPMKNDTVSFRVYLVVDHRILMKCPNPTQTTAAGVPTHYMIQVANIGDVEERVNLTTAGPPMWEYELDYTEVRLRPSENTMVTLTVTPPPDAVSDEVGIVTVTGRSVAEPSVKDTIATHTIVTPFMYIVITPDKSEDFVDPGNSTTYTLSVSNYGNVAGTVIIILEIVSGAGDWIASLDTNAVGVAGGETKQVVLTIVAPPDAVAGSRLVVRVNGFNPEKTVSADCVTTTIVKQVHNIRVASAPEMVAIYPGEKTTYQVTISNLGNGAEEVRLGASELPVGWSLTYERSDGTLISAVEGLYLEPGSGLTFNAILTTAVGSLAGVYELRGRILDKDGNTYPIIFGLTINQVFDIDITTTLSKQTGVPGKKVIYTIIGKNKGNGFDTLTFETTGLPRDWPQPEFRDVNYEKNNRMPLNATMMEKITLELLIPPGTNGSTVEFFVTAYSEGGVSDSLKLVVDIRMANLVISNIVYFPRSPKANKVVTVEVTVLNVGEVNVENVVVRFYEDKTILGNERLDRVAGGQNYTVTFTWLARAGPHNLRFVVDPDDLVVESNEADNIAKEKLTVGGAGWMEMPGFEAVLGLLALCVVASLALLRRRK; encoded by the coding sequence TTGATACAAACGAATAGGAGGCGGATTAGCGTGCGCAGAGCGGTGGCGTTGCTGCTGATAGCGGGTTTCTTGACCGTTGGACTGGCCGGAGCGACGGCGCAGCTCCCGGAGTCACGGAGCACTCCGGAGGGACCAGCTGGGGGTAGGCCGATGGCGACCGCCGACGGTCTCTACTGGAAGGACGACTTCAGGCTGACCAACAACCCGGCCGACGACGGATACCCCACGCTTGTTACCGACAGCTTCGGCTTCTCGCACGTTATGTGGTACCGCTCGGGCGGGCACTACTACAAGAAAATCGACAGATACGGGAACGAGCTCTTCACCGAGAAGCTAGTGGTGCAGGCGCCGATGCCGACCCAGCACTGCGGCCAGCCGACGGAGAGAATCGGCATCGACGGTCAGGAGTGCTTCCACGTCGTCTGGACGACCAACTCGCTCTACGGGCCGATGTACCAGAAGTTCGCCTCCAACGGGAACCCGCTCTGCTCGCCGATAAACCTGGCCCCGATGGCCTCGATGCCGCACGTCGTCGGCCTCGCGGTCGGGAAGAACAACAGGGCCTATCTGGGCTACGAGAACGAGGGCTCGGAGAGAATCGAGATGGCCTATGTGGACGCCAACTTCAACCTGCACACCGGCTACCTCTCGACCACCTCGGGCGAGGGTGTGACGATTGGAGTTGACAAGAAGGACAAGCCCCACATATTCTCGAAGAGCTGGTCCTCGACGGGGCTATTCCACACCAGGTTCAGTGCGGAGGCGGTGCTCGAGGTCTCTCCCCACAGGGTCGAGTCGCCCGTGGCGGGCAGCGGCTGGAACTCGCCCCTGCCCAAGCTAGCGTTCGGCTGGGACGGCGCAATCCATATGGTCCAGGCCTCCTCGACCGCGGCGGTCAAGACCCTCTACTACACCAAGCTCGACAACGACGGCAACAAACTCACCAATGACATCGTTCTTAGCACGACCTCCTTCGACTATGGAGATGTCTGTGTGGACAGCAAGCTAAACGTCTACGTCATCTGGGGCGATTCTTCAGACCAGGAGCTCTATTATGTTCAAATAAAGCCCAACCGCGAGAATGACACCCTGACGCCGGTCAAGCTCACCCAGTCGCCCGGGGACGACCGAGACCCGGAAATCGCCGTTGACCCCGAGGATAGCCTGCACGTAGCGTGGGTCTCGAACCGCGACGGCAACAGGGAGATCTACTACAAGTTCGCCTTTAGCTACGGCGTCGAGCTCACGATGAAGCCAGAGGAGATGGCGAAGATAATGTACGTCCATCCCAACGAGACCAAGAGCGCCAACATCACTGTCAGGAACATGGGCGGCCAGAACGACACGATGTTCCTGGGCATCAGCGCCCAGTTCTACGACAAGGTGGGCGGCATAGGCAAGGACTACAAGGGCGATGGCTGGAAGGTCTATTTGGACGAGCGCTACAAGGAGATGGAGATGGAGGCGCAGGAGGTCAGGAATATACAGGTCTTCGTCCGCGGGCCGGCGAGGGGAGTTGCCAACGAATATATAATGGTCACGGTAAACGCTACATCAATGATGAACCCAATGAAGAACGACACCGTTTCGTTCAGGGTCTATCTAGTCGTGGACCACAGAATTCTAATGAAGTGCCCCAACCCAACCCAGACCACAGCCGCGGGCGTGCCTACGCACTATATGATTCAGGTGGCCAACATAGGCGACGTTGAGGAGAGGGTGAACCTGACTACAGCGGGGCCGCCGATGTGGGAGTACGAGCTGGACTATACCGAAGTCAGGCTGAGGCCCTCAGAGAACACGATGGTCACGCTGACCGTGACGCCCCCGCCCGATGCGGTCTCGGACGAGGTTGGAATAGTCACGGTCACGGGCCGGAGCGTGGCAGAGCCCAGCGTCAAGGACACCATCGCGACGCACACCATCGTTACTCCCTTCATGTATATAGTAATCACACCGGACAAGAGCGAGGATTTCGTGGACCCCGGCAACTCGACTACATACACCCTCTCGGTCTCGAACTATGGCAACGTCGCCGGCACAGTGATAATAATCCTCGAGATTGTCTCGGGCGCGGGTGACTGGATCGCCTCGCTCGACACCAACGCCGTAGGCGTGGCGGGCGGGGAGACCAAGCAGGTCGTGCTGACCATAGTGGCGCCACCCGACGCCGTCGCGGGCTCACGGCTTGTTGTCAGGGTCAACGGCTTCAACCCAGAGAAGACCGTCTCCGCGGACTGTGTCACGACCACGATTGTCAAGCAGGTTCACAACATCAGGGTCGCGAGCGCGCCCGAGATGGTGGCGATTTATCCCGGAGAAAAAACGACCTATCAGGTCACAATATCCAACCTCGGGAATGGTGCGGAGGAGGTGCGCCTCGGGGCCTCGGAGCTGCCAGTGGGTTGGTCCCTGACCTACGAGAGGAGCGACGGCACACTCATCAGCGCGGTCGAGGGCCTCTACCTCGAGCCCGGGAGCGGGCTGACCTTCAACGCAATATTGACCACTGCCGTGGGCTCGCTTGCGGGGGTCTATGAGCTCAGGGGCAGAATTCTGGACAAGGACGGCAACACCTATCCGATAATATTCGGCCTGACCATCAACCAGGTCTTCGACATCGACATCACGACAACGCTCTCCAAACAGACCGGTGTGCCGGGAAAGAAGGTGATTTACACAATTATCGGGAAGAACAAGGGCAACGGCTTCGACACACTGACCTTCGAGACCACCGGTCTCCCGAGGGACTGGCCCCAGCCCGAGTTCAGGGACGTCAATTATGAGAAGAACAACCGGATGCCCCTGAATGCCACGATGATGGAGAAGATAACGCTCGAACTTCTAATCCCTCCGGGCACTAACGGCTCCACCGTCGAGTTCTTCGTCACCGCCTACTCCGAGGGAGGGGTGTCGGACTCGCTGAAGCTCGTCGTCGACATCAGGATGGCCAATCTGGTGATTTCAAACATCGTCTACTTCCCAAGGAGCCCGAAGGCCAACAAGGTCGTGACGGTCGAGGTCACAGTCCTGAACGTCGGGGAGGTCAATGTGGAGAACGTGGTCGTCAGGTTTTACGAGGACAAGACGATTCTGGGAAACGAGAGGCTGGACAGGGTGGCGGGCGGCCAGAACTACACCGTGACATTCACATGGCTGGCGCGCGCGGGGCCGCACAACCTGCGCTTCGTCGTCGACCCGGACGACCTGGTCGTGGAGAGCAACGAGGCCGACAACATTGCCAAAGAGAAGCTGACGGTCGGGGGTGCGGGCTGGATGGAGATGCCGGGCTTCGAGGCCGTGCTAGGCCTCCTCGCGCTCTGCGTTGTGGCCTCCCTAGCCCTTCTGCGCAGGAGGAAGTGA